From one Phocoena sinus isolate mPhoSin1 chromosome 4, mPhoSin1.pri, whole genome shotgun sequence genomic stretch:
- the ALCAM gene encoding CD166 antigen isoform X3, with product MASKAASSCRLVFCLLISAAVLRPGLGWYTVNSAYGDTIVMPCRLSVPQNLMFGKWKYEKPDGSPVFIAFRSSTKKSVQYDDVPEYKDRLNLSENYTLSISNAKISDEKRFVCMLVTEDNVFEAPTVVKVFKQPSKPEIVSKAPFLETEQLKKLGECISKDSYPDGNITWYRNGKVLQPLEGAVVIIFKKQMDPVTQLYIMTSSLEYKTTKADIQMPFTCSVTYYGPSGQKTVYSEQAVFDIYYPTEQVTIQVLPSKNAIKEGDNITLKCLGNGNPPPEEFLFYLPGQPEGIRSSNTYTLADVRRNATGDYKCSLIDKKSMIASTAITVHYLDLSLNPSGEVTKQIGDALPVSCTISASKNATVVWMKDNIRLRSSPSFSSLHYQDAGNYVCETALQEVEGLKKRESLTLIVEGKPQIKMTKKTDPSGLSKTIICHVEGFPKPAIQWTITGSGSVINQTEESPYINGRYYSKIIISPEENVTLTCTAENQLERTVNSLNVSANENKEKVNDQAKLIVGIVVGLLLAALVAGVVYWLYMKKSKTASKHVNKDLGNLEENKKLEENNHKTEA from the exons gtCTTGGATGGTATACTGTAAACTCAGCATATGGAGATACCATTGTCATGCCTTGCCGACTCAGTGTACCTCAGAATCTCATGTTTGGCAAATGGAAATAT GAAAAGCCTGATGGCTCCCCAGTATTTATTGCCTTCAGGTCCTCTACAAAGAAAAGTGTGCAGTACGACGATGTACCAGAATACAAAGACAGACTGAACCTCTCAGAAAACTACACTCTCTCTATCAGTAACGCAAAGATCAGTGATGaaaagagatttgtgtgcatGCTCGTAACTGAGGACAACGTGTTTGAGGCACCTACAGTAGTCAAGGTGTTCA AGCAACCATCTAAACCCGAAATTGTAAGCAAAGCCCCATTTCTTGAAACAGAGCAGCTTAAAAAG TTGGGTGAGTGCATTTCAAAAGACAGTTATCCGGATGGCAACATCACGTGGTACAGGAATGGAAAAGTTCTGCAACCCCTTGAAGGAG cggtggtcataatttttaaaaagcaaatggacCCAGTGACTCAGCTCTATATCATGACTTCATCCCTGGAGTACAAGACAACCAAGGCTGACATTCAAATGCCATTCACCTGCTCTGTGACGTATTATGGACCATCTGGCCAGAAAACAGTTTACTCTGAACAAGCAGTCTTTGATATTTACT ATCCTACAGAGCAGGTGACAATACAAGTGCTTCCATCAAAAAATGCCATCAAAGAAGGGGACAACATCACTCTTAAATGCTTGGGAAATGGTAACCCTCCTCCTGAggagtttttgttttacttacca GGACAGCCCGAAGGAATACGAAGTTCAAATACTTACACATTGGCAGATGTGAGGCGCAATGCAACAGGAGACTATAAATGCTCCCTGATAGACAAAAAGAGCATGATTGCTTCAACAGCCATCACAGTTCACT ATTTGGATTTGTCCTTAAACCCAAGTGGGGAAGTGACCAAGCAGATTGGCGATGCTCTGCCTGTGTCATGCACAATATCTGCTAGTAAGAACGCAACTGTGGTATGGATGAAA GATAACATCAGGCTTCGATCTAGCCCATCATTTTCTAGTCTCCATTATCAAGATGCTGGAAACTATGTCTGTGAGACTGCTCTGCAAGAGGTTGAAGGACTAAAGAAAAGAGAGTCATTGACTCTGATTGTAGAAG GAAAACctcaaatcaaaatgacaaagaaaactgaCCCCAGTGGACTGTCTAAAACAATAATCTGCCATGTGGAAGGTTTTCCGAAGCCAGCTATACAGTGGACAATTACTGGCAGTGGAAGCGTCATAAACCAA acaGAGGAATCTCCTTATATCAATGGCAGGTATTATAGTAAAATTATCATTTCCCCTGAAGAGAATGTTACATTAACTTGCACAGCAGAAAACCAGCTGGAGAGAACAGTAAACTCCTTGAATGTCTCTGCTA atgaaaacaaagaaaaggtgaATGACCAGGCAAAACTAATTGTGGGAATCGTTGTTGGTCTCCTCCTCGCTGCCCTAGTTGCTGGTGTCGTCTATTGGCTGtacatgaagaaatcaaa
- the ALCAM gene encoding CD166 antigen isoform X1 translates to MASKAASSCRLVFCLLISAAVLRPGLGWYTVNSAYGDTIVMPCRLSVPQNLMFGKWKYEKPDGSPVFIAFRSSTKKSVQYDDVPEYKDRLNLSENYTLSISNAKISDEKRFVCMLVTEDNVFEAPTVVKVFKQPSKPEIVSKAPFLETEQLKKLGECISKDSYPDGNITWYRNGKVLQPLEGAVVIIFKKQMDPVTQLYIMTSSLEYKTTKADIQMPFTCSVTYYGPSGQKTVYSEQAVFDIYYPTEQVTIQVLPSKNAIKEGDNITLKCLGNGNPPPEEFLFYLPGQPEGIRSSNTYTLADVRRNATGDYKCSLIDKKSMIASTAITVHYLDLSLNPSGEVTKQIGDALPVSCTISASKNATVVWMKDNIRLRSSPSFSSLHYQDAGNYVCETALQEVEGLKKRESLTLIVEGKPQIKMTKKTDPSGLSKTIICHVEGFPKPAIQWTITGSGSVINQTEESPYINGRYYSKIIISPEENVTLTCTAENQLERTVNSLNVSAISIPEHDEADEISDENKEKVNDQAKLIVGIVVGLLLAALVAGVVYWLYMKKSKTASKHVNKDLGNLEENKKLEENNHKTEA, encoded by the exons gtCTTGGATGGTATACTGTAAACTCAGCATATGGAGATACCATTGTCATGCCTTGCCGACTCAGTGTACCTCAGAATCTCATGTTTGGCAAATGGAAATAT GAAAAGCCTGATGGCTCCCCAGTATTTATTGCCTTCAGGTCCTCTACAAAGAAAAGTGTGCAGTACGACGATGTACCAGAATACAAAGACAGACTGAACCTCTCAGAAAACTACACTCTCTCTATCAGTAACGCAAAGATCAGTGATGaaaagagatttgtgtgcatGCTCGTAACTGAGGACAACGTGTTTGAGGCACCTACAGTAGTCAAGGTGTTCA AGCAACCATCTAAACCCGAAATTGTAAGCAAAGCCCCATTTCTTGAAACAGAGCAGCTTAAAAAG TTGGGTGAGTGCATTTCAAAAGACAGTTATCCGGATGGCAACATCACGTGGTACAGGAATGGAAAAGTTCTGCAACCCCTTGAAGGAG cggtggtcataatttttaaaaagcaaatggacCCAGTGACTCAGCTCTATATCATGACTTCATCCCTGGAGTACAAGACAACCAAGGCTGACATTCAAATGCCATTCACCTGCTCTGTGACGTATTATGGACCATCTGGCCAGAAAACAGTTTACTCTGAACAAGCAGTCTTTGATATTTACT ATCCTACAGAGCAGGTGACAATACAAGTGCTTCCATCAAAAAATGCCATCAAAGAAGGGGACAACATCACTCTTAAATGCTTGGGAAATGGTAACCCTCCTCCTGAggagtttttgttttacttacca GGACAGCCCGAAGGAATACGAAGTTCAAATACTTACACATTGGCAGATGTGAGGCGCAATGCAACAGGAGACTATAAATGCTCCCTGATAGACAAAAAGAGCATGATTGCTTCAACAGCCATCACAGTTCACT ATTTGGATTTGTCCTTAAACCCAAGTGGGGAAGTGACCAAGCAGATTGGCGATGCTCTGCCTGTGTCATGCACAATATCTGCTAGTAAGAACGCAACTGTGGTATGGATGAAA GATAACATCAGGCTTCGATCTAGCCCATCATTTTCTAGTCTCCATTATCAAGATGCTGGAAACTATGTCTGTGAGACTGCTCTGCAAGAGGTTGAAGGACTAAAGAAAAGAGAGTCATTGACTCTGATTGTAGAAG GAAAACctcaaatcaaaatgacaaagaaaactgaCCCCAGTGGACTGTCTAAAACAATAATCTGCCATGTGGAAGGTTTTCCGAAGCCAGCTATACAGTGGACAATTACTGGCAGTGGAAGCGTCATAAACCAA acaGAGGAATCTCCTTATATCAATGGCAGGTATTATAGTAAAATTATCATTTCCCCTGAAGAGAATGTTACATTAACTTGCACAGCAGAAAACCAGCTGGAGAGAACAGTAAACTCCTTGAATGTCTCTGCTA taagtATTCCAGAACACGATGAGGCAGACGAGATAAGTG atgaaaacaaagaaaaggtgaATGACCAGGCAAAACTAATTGTGGGAATCGTTGTTGGTCTCCTCCTCGCTGCCCTAGTTGCTGGTGTCGTCTATTGGCTGtacatgaagaaatcaaa
- the ALCAM gene encoding CD166 antigen isoform X4 — MASKAASSCRLVFCLLISAAVLRPGLGWYTVNSAYGDTIVMPCRLSVPQNLMFGKWKYEKPDGSPVFIAFRSSTKKSVQYDDVPEYKDRLNLSENYTLSISNAKISDEKRFVCMLVTEDNVFEAPTVVKVFKQPSKPEIVSKAPFLETEQLKKLGECISKDSYPDGNITWYRNGKVLQPLEGAVVIIFKKQMDPVTQLYIMTSSLEYKTTKADIQMPFTCSVTYYGPSGQKTVYSEQAVFDIYYPTEQVTIQVLPSKNAIKEGDNITLKCLGNGNPPPEEFLFYLPGQPEGIRSSNTYTLADVRRNATGDYKCSLIDKKSMIASTAITVHYLDLSLNPSGEVTKQIGDALPVSCTISASKNATVVWMKDNIRLRSSPSFSSLHYQDAGNYVCETALQEVEGLKKRESLTLIVEGKPQIKMTKKTDPSGLSKTIICHVEGFPKPAIQWTITGSGSVINQAKESPYINGRYYSKIIISPEENVTLTCTAENQLERTVNSLNVSANENKEKVNDQAKLIVGIVVGLLLAALVAGVVYWLYMKKSKTASKHVNKDLGNLEENKKLEENNHKTEA; from the exons gtCTTGGATGGTATACTGTAAACTCAGCATATGGAGATACCATTGTCATGCCTTGCCGACTCAGTGTACCTCAGAATCTCATGTTTGGCAAATGGAAATAT GAAAAGCCTGATGGCTCCCCAGTATTTATTGCCTTCAGGTCCTCTACAAAGAAAAGTGTGCAGTACGACGATGTACCAGAATACAAAGACAGACTGAACCTCTCAGAAAACTACACTCTCTCTATCAGTAACGCAAAGATCAGTGATGaaaagagatttgtgtgcatGCTCGTAACTGAGGACAACGTGTTTGAGGCACCTACAGTAGTCAAGGTGTTCA AGCAACCATCTAAACCCGAAATTGTAAGCAAAGCCCCATTTCTTGAAACAGAGCAGCTTAAAAAG TTGGGTGAGTGCATTTCAAAAGACAGTTATCCGGATGGCAACATCACGTGGTACAGGAATGGAAAAGTTCTGCAACCCCTTGAAGGAG cggtggtcataatttttaaaaagcaaatggacCCAGTGACTCAGCTCTATATCATGACTTCATCCCTGGAGTACAAGACAACCAAGGCTGACATTCAAATGCCATTCACCTGCTCTGTGACGTATTATGGACCATCTGGCCAGAAAACAGTTTACTCTGAACAAGCAGTCTTTGATATTTACT ATCCTACAGAGCAGGTGACAATACAAGTGCTTCCATCAAAAAATGCCATCAAAGAAGGGGACAACATCACTCTTAAATGCTTGGGAAATGGTAACCCTCCTCCTGAggagtttttgttttacttacca GGACAGCCCGAAGGAATACGAAGTTCAAATACTTACACATTGGCAGATGTGAGGCGCAATGCAACAGGAGACTATAAATGCTCCCTGATAGACAAAAAGAGCATGATTGCTTCAACAGCCATCACAGTTCACT ATTTGGATTTGTCCTTAAACCCAAGTGGGGAAGTGACCAAGCAGATTGGCGATGCTCTGCCTGTGTCATGCACAATATCTGCTAGTAAGAACGCAACTGTGGTATGGATGAAA GATAACATCAGGCTTCGATCTAGCCCATCATTTTCTAGTCTCCATTATCAAGATGCTGGAAACTATGTCTGTGAGACTGCTCTGCAAGAGGTTGAAGGACTAAAGAAAAGAGAGTCATTGACTCTGATTGTAGAAG GAAAACctcaaatcaaaatgacaaagaaaactgaCCCCAGTGGACTGTCTAAAACAATAATCTGCCATGTGGAAGGTTTTCCGAAGCCAGCTATACAGTGGACAATTACTGGCAGTGGAAGCGTCATAAACCAAGCAA AGGAATCTCCTTATATCAATGGCAGGTATTATAGTAAAATTATCATTTCCCCTGAAGAGAATGTTACATTAACTTGCACAGCAGAAAACCAGCTGGAGAGAACAGTAAACTCCTTGAATGTCTCTGCTA atgaaaacaaagaaaaggtgaATGACCAGGCAAAACTAATTGTGGGAATCGTTGTTGGTCTCCTCCTCGCTGCCCTAGTTGCTGGTGTCGTCTATTGGCTGtacatgaagaaatcaaa
- the ALCAM gene encoding CD166 antigen isoform X2, which yields MASKAASSCRLVFCLLISAAVLRPGLGWYTVNSAYGDTIVMPCRLSVPQNLMFGKWKYEKPDGSPVFIAFRSSTKKSVQYDDVPEYKDRLNLSENYTLSISNAKISDEKRFVCMLVTEDNVFEAPTVVKVFKQPSKPEIVSKAPFLETEQLKKLGECISKDSYPDGNITWYRNGKVLQPLEGAVVIIFKKQMDPVTQLYIMTSSLEYKTTKADIQMPFTCSVTYYGPSGQKTVYSEQAVFDIYYPTEQVTIQVLPSKNAIKEGDNITLKCLGNGNPPPEEFLFYLPGQPEGIRSSNTYTLADVRRNATGDYKCSLIDKKSMIASTAITVHYLDLSLNPSGEVTKQIGDALPVSCTISASKNATVVWMKDNIRLRSSPSFSSLHYQDAGNYVCETALQEVEGLKKRESLTLIVEGKPQIKMTKKTDPSGLSKTIICHVEGFPKPAIQWTITGSGSVINQAKESPYINGRYYSKIIISPEENVTLTCTAENQLERTVNSLNVSAISIPEHDEADEISDENKEKVNDQAKLIVGIVVGLLLAALVAGVVYWLYMKKSKTASKHVNKDLGNLEENKKLEENNHKTEA from the exons gtCTTGGATGGTATACTGTAAACTCAGCATATGGAGATACCATTGTCATGCCTTGCCGACTCAGTGTACCTCAGAATCTCATGTTTGGCAAATGGAAATAT GAAAAGCCTGATGGCTCCCCAGTATTTATTGCCTTCAGGTCCTCTACAAAGAAAAGTGTGCAGTACGACGATGTACCAGAATACAAAGACAGACTGAACCTCTCAGAAAACTACACTCTCTCTATCAGTAACGCAAAGATCAGTGATGaaaagagatttgtgtgcatGCTCGTAACTGAGGACAACGTGTTTGAGGCACCTACAGTAGTCAAGGTGTTCA AGCAACCATCTAAACCCGAAATTGTAAGCAAAGCCCCATTTCTTGAAACAGAGCAGCTTAAAAAG TTGGGTGAGTGCATTTCAAAAGACAGTTATCCGGATGGCAACATCACGTGGTACAGGAATGGAAAAGTTCTGCAACCCCTTGAAGGAG cggtggtcataatttttaaaaagcaaatggacCCAGTGACTCAGCTCTATATCATGACTTCATCCCTGGAGTACAAGACAACCAAGGCTGACATTCAAATGCCATTCACCTGCTCTGTGACGTATTATGGACCATCTGGCCAGAAAACAGTTTACTCTGAACAAGCAGTCTTTGATATTTACT ATCCTACAGAGCAGGTGACAATACAAGTGCTTCCATCAAAAAATGCCATCAAAGAAGGGGACAACATCACTCTTAAATGCTTGGGAAATGGTAACCCTCCTCCTGAggagtttttgttttacttacca GGACAGCCCGAAGGAATACGAAGTTCAAATACTTACACATTGGCAGATGTGAGGCGCAATGCAACAGGAGACTATAAATGCTCCCTGATAGACAAAAAGAGCATGATTGCTTCAACAGCCATCACAGTTCACT ATTTGGATTTGTCCTTAAACCCAAGTGGGGAAGTGACCAAGCAGATTGGCGATGCTCTGCCTGTGTCATGCACAATATCTGCTAGTAAGAACGCAACTGTGGTATGGATGAAA GATAACATCAGGCTTCGATCTAGCCCATCATTTTCTAGTCTCCATTATCAAGATGCTGGAAACTATGTCTGTGAGACTGCTCTGCAAGAGGTTGAAGGACTAAAGAAAAGAGAGTCATTGACTCTGATTGTAGAAG GAAAACctcaaatcaaaatgacaaagaaaactgaCCCCAGTGGACTGTCTAAAACAATAATCTGCCATGTGGAAGGTTTTCCGAAGCCAGCTATACAGTGGACAATTACTGGCAGTGGAAGCGTCATAAACCAAGCAA AGGAATCTCCTTATATCAATGGCAGGTATTATAGTAAAATTATCATTTCCCCTGAAGAGAATGTTACATTAACTTGCACAGCAGAAAACCAGCTGGAGAGAACAGTAAACTCCTTGAATGTCTCTGCTA taagtATTCCAGAACACGATGAGGCAGACGAGATAAGTG atgaaaacaaagaaaaggtgaATGACCAGGCAAAACTAATTGTGGGAATCGTTGTTGGTCTCCTCCTCGCTGCCCTAGTTGCTGGTGTCGTCTATTGGCTGtacatgaagaaatcaaa